A genomic window from Streptomyces sp. NBC_01429 includes:
- a CDS encoding DUF4255 domain-containing protein, protein MIHEVDDILKGLLTRGAFAGSDVEVTFDAPTRDWAARRNAPTIDAYLYDIREDTTRRQRGKMSLRDEQGITLKHHQPPRWFRLAYLVTAWTKRPQDEHRMLSAVLHTLLPKEILPPEDLTGTLAGLGLSVPLTVSGLHNEARSLADIWSALGGELKPSLDVVITAPFLAFPEYRVGPPVTEGLGVQVRGAGGTPDDGPTRFQSAESVELAKEEFAKRNGTAGRTVQERQK, encoded by the coding sequence GTGATCCACGAGGTGGACGACATCCTCAAGGGGCTGCTCACCCGCGGCGCCTTCGCGGGGTCCGATGTCGAGGTCACCTTCGACGCCCCGACGCGCGACTGGGCGGCCCGGCGCAACGCCCCGACCATCGACGCGTATCTCTACGACATCCGCGAGGACACCACACGGCGCCAGCGCGGCAAGATGTCGCTCCGCGACGAGCAGGGAATCACCCTCAAGCACCACCAGCCGCCGCGCTGGTTCCGGCTCGCGTATCTCGTCACCGCCTGGACCAAACGTCCGCAGGACGAACACCGGATGCTCTCCGCCGTACTGCACACGCTGCTGCCCAAGGAGATCCTCCCGCCGGAGGATCTGACCGGCACCCTCGCCGGACTCGGCCTCTCCGTCCCGCTGACCGTCTCGGGGCTGCACAACGAGGCGCGCTCGCTCGCCGACATCTGGTCCGCGCTCGGCGGCGAACTCAAGCCCTCGCTCGACGTGGTGATTACCGCGCCCTTCCTGGCGTTCCCCGAATACAGGGTCGGCCCGCCGGTCACGGAAGGGCTCGGCGTCCAGGTGCGGGGCGCGGGCGGCACGCCCGACGACGGTCCCACGCGGTTCCAGAGCGCGGAGAGCGTCGAGCTGGCCAAGGAGGAGTTCGCAAAGAGGAACGGCACGGCGGGCAGAACGGTTCAGGAGCGGCAGAAGTGA